From Streptomyces sp. TLI_053, a single genomic window includes:
- a CDS encoding transposase — MSETLLDRPAISIPPHPGRLPGSLLERDSEAGARVCPVCGSSATYQTLEGRWGCTSCGSTWS; from the coding sequence ATGAGCGAGACCCTGCTCGATCGGCCTGCTATCTCGATCCCGCCTCACCCCGGCCGGTTGCCCGGTAGCCTGCTGGAGCGCGACTCGGAGGCGGGGGCCCGCGTTTGCCCGGTCTGCGGGTCGAGCGCCACCTACCAGACTTTGGAGGGCCGTTGGGGCTGCACGTCGTGCGGCTCCACCTGGTCCTGA
- a CDS encoding ATP-binding protein has product MPETHSPSPTPSEQTCWLPRHHKSPRAARRELREFLLPHPAGEPLLPVGELLVSELVTNAVQHARAPRGRLIFVRFLLSLDDTLRIEVHDADSEKPSLRPATSADESGRGLLLIQELATQWGCCPRVGGIGKFVWCHLSPDAAAA; this is encoded by the coding sequence ATGCCTGAAACCCACTCCCCCTCCCCCACTCCCAGCGAGCAGACCTGCTGGCTGCCCCGGCACCACAAGTCCCCCCGGGCCGCCCGCCGGGAGCTCCGCGAGTTCCTCCTCCCCCACCCCGCCGGCGAACCCCTCCTCCCCGTCGGCGAGTTGCTCGTCAGCGAGCTGGTCACCAACGCCGTCCAGCACGCCCGTGCCCCGCGCGGGCGCCTGATCTTCGTCCGCTTCCTCCTCAGCCTGGACGACACCCTCCGGATCGAGGTCCACGACGCCGACAGCGAGAAGCCCTCGCTCCGCCCCGCCACCAGCGCCGACGAGAGCGGCCGAGGACTGCTCCTCATCCAGGAGTTGGCGACCCAGTGGGGCTGCTGCCCCCGCGTCGGCGGCATCGGGAAGTTCGTCTGGTGCCACCTCTCCCCCGACGCGGCCGCCGCGTGA
- a CDS encoding DUF5753 domain-containing protein, with the protein MLKELRVDANLTLAQSARHLACAESKISRIEAAQSGIRLVDLRLLLDLYGVTDPDSRGRMETLSREGRLRGWWDRYSEALSPLYADYIALESDASDMYSIQTLLVPGILQTEDYTRAVVRAQIEDATPDQIEILTKVRQERRSVLAREAPMRVWAVLSESALRHHVGGRSVMREQLRSLAESAGSPNINVQILPEASEIHAALFGPVTILSFPEEAETDVVYVDSLLSTLYIEEPDEVFKYANLFRRALAESLPRNESIALIERIASEKV; encoded by the coding sequence ATGCTCAAGGAGTTGCGGGTAGATGCCAATCTGACGCTTGCCCAGTCAGCTCGGCATCTGGCGTGCGCCGAGAGCAAGATCAGTCGAATCGAGGCTGCCCAGTCGGGGATTCGATTGGTGGATCTTCGGCTCTTGCTCGACCTGTACGGGGTGACGGACCCGGACTCCAGAGGTCGGATGGAGACCCTGTCGCGTGAAGGCCGTCTGCGCGGATGGTGGGACCGCTACTCGGAGGCGTTGTCGCCTCTCTATGCCGACTACATCGCGCTGGAGTCCGACGCGTCGGACATGTACAGCATCCAAACCCTTCTGGTGCCGGGGATTTTGCAGACCGAGGACTACACCAGGGCTGTTGTGAGGGCGCAGATAGAGGACGCGACGCCGGATCAGATCGAGATCTTGACGAAGGTCCGCCAGGAGCGCCGGTCGGTTCTGGCCAGAGAAGCACCGATGAGGGTCTGGGCCGTGCTCTCGGAATCAGCACTCAGACATCATGTCGGTGGTCGATCGGTGATGCGAGAGCAGCTTCGTTCTCTCGCCGAGTCTGCCGGGAGTCCGAACATCAACGTACAGATTTTGCCGGAGGCGTCGGAGATCCACGCCGCTCTGTTCGGACCGGTCACCATCCTCAGCTTTCCCGAGGAGGCCGAGACGGACGTTGTGTATGTCGACAGTCTCCTCAGCACTCTGTACATCGAGGAGCCGGACGAGGTGTTCAAGTACGCCAACCTGTTCCGCCGCGCACTGGCGGAGTCGCTGCCCCGCAATGAATCGATCGCGCTCATCGAGCGCATCGCGAGTGAGAAGGTCTAG
- a CDS encoding ribonucleotide-diphosphate reductase subunit beta, with translation MSDDREKMLLDPGFELTLRPMRYPSFYDRYRDAIKNTWTVEEVDLHSDVADLAKLSEGERHMIGRLVAFFATGDSIVSNNVVLSLYKHINSPEARLYLSRQLFEEAVHVQFYLTLLDTYLPDPEDRNAAFAAVENIPSIHQKAQFCFKYMNAVDHIDSLQTKDDRRAFLLNLICFAACVEGLFFYGAFAYVYWFRSRGLLHGLATGTNWVFRDESMHMDFAMSVVDTVREEEPDLFDEKMAQQVTEMLEEAVEAELQFAQDLCGDGLPGMNTASMREYLQAVADQRLARLGMPIRYGSTNPFGFMELQNVQELTNFFERRVSAYQVAVEGSVAFDDDF, from the coding sequence ATGTCCGACGACCGCGAGAAGATGCTGCTCGACCCCGGGTTCGAGCTGACCCTGCGCCCGATGCGCTACCCGTCGTTCTACGACCGGTACCGCGACGCCATCAAGAACACCTGGACGGTGGAGGAGGTGGACCTGCACTCGGACGTCGCCGACCTGGCGAAGCTGAGTGAGGGCGAGCGGCACATGATCGGCCGGCTGGTGGCGTTCTTCGCGACCGGTGACTCGATCGTGTCGAACAACGTGGTGCTGAGCCTGTACAAGCACATCAACTCCCCGGAGGCGCGGCTCTACCTGAGCCGTCAGCTGTTCGAGGAGGCCGTGCACGTCCAGTTCTACCTGACGCTGCTGGACACCTACCTTCCGGACCCGGAGGACCGCAATGCGGCCTTCGCCGCGGTGGAGAACATCCCCTCCATCCACCAGAAGGCGCAGTTCTGCTTCAAGTACATGAACGCGGTCGACCACATCGACTCGCTGCAGACCAAGGACGACCGGCGGGCGTTCCTGCTGAACCTGATCTGCTTCGCGGCGTGCGTGGAGGGTCTGTTCTTCTACGGCGCGTTCGCGTACGTGTACTGGTTCCGGAGCCGGGGCCTGCTGCACGGTCTCGCGACCGGGACCAACTGGGTGTTCCGCGACGAGTCCATGCACATGGACTTCGCGATGTCGGTGGTCGACACCGTGCGCGAGGAGGAGCCGGACCTCTTCGACGAGAAGATGGCGCAGCAGGTCACGGAGATGCTGGAGGAGGCCGTCGAGGCCGAGCTCCAGTTCGCCCAGGACCTGTGCGGCGACGGTCTGCCCGGCATGAACACCGCGTCGATGCGGGAGTACCTGCAGGCGGTGGCCGACCAGCGTCTGGCGCGGCTGGGGATGCCGATCCGCTACGGATCGACGAACCCGTTCGGCTTCATGGAGCTGCAGAACGTCCAGGAGCTGACCAACTTCTTCGAGCGCCGGGTGTCGGCGTACCAGGTCGCGGTCGAGGGCTCGGTCGCCTTCGACGACGACTTCTAG
- a CDS encoding helix-turn-helix transcriptional regulator yields the protein MNPRDIGAIIRAARCAQRMTQAQLGRTCGYSASAISRVEGGTLRLSEQSLLLMTRTLGIPVDAIRASRPATLAPDMTLDQEDAMRRRQLLLAGMAATGASMIPSSAFAATRPDSSTQIVRALYEPESSASISLRQLRQFLAEAHSQFTAAQYQDLGEALPGLLGTAQATRDAMSGRSREEAQAQVARAWILATELALKQHSDVAWPAADRALAAAQASGDPVVEGEAARVLAITMRRAGRPAAGVDLLRRTAGSLAQNRDTVSRAVGATLLMTAAYTAACGRRRSDALDLMTGAADAVARLSGTSTQPRERLFTVDATAAQADLYWIGVHTALGTPDEAVPYAARIVPGQLPTVERRARYGTDCARMWQRLGDHRRTLEALRFTEQVAPEELRRPALRALTAELLYAPVTVAGVREFAERTGAPPQ from the coding sequence ATGAACCCACGCGACATCGGGGCGATCATCAGGGCGGCCCGATGCGCCCAACGAATGACCCAGGCCCAACTCGGCCGAACCTGCGGTTACTCGGCATCCGCGATCAGCCGGGTCGAAGGTGGAACACTTCGCCTCTCAGAGCAGTCACTCCTACTGATGACCCGCACCCTCGGAATCCCCGTCGACGCGATCAGAGCCAGCCGACCCGCTACCCTGGCGCCAGATATGACTCTGGATCAGGAGGATGCGATGCGGCGCAGGCAGCTGCTCCTGGCAGGCATGGCGGCGACCGGAGCATCGATGATTCCATCATCCGCTTTCGCTGCCACCCGCCCAGACTCCTCGACCCAGATCGTCCGGGCTCTGTACGAGCCCGAGAGCAGCGCTTCCATCTCGCTTCGACAGCTCCGGCAGTTCCTCGCCGAGGCCCATTCGCAGTTCACCGCAGCCCAGTACCAGGACCTCGGCGAGGCCCTGCCCGGGTTGCTGGGAACGGCCCAGGCAACGCGCGATGCCATGTCCGGCCGGTCCCGGGAGGAAGCCCAGGCACAGGTGGCCAGAGCGTGGATCCTGGCGACAGAGTTGGCGCTCAAGCAGCATTCGGATGTCGCCTGGCCTGCGGCAGACCGCGCCCTGGCGGCGGCCCAGGCGAGCGGCGACCCGGTTGTGGAGGGTGAGGCAGCACGGGTGCTGGCAATCACCATGCGGCGCGCAGGGAGACCAGCCGCCGGAGTCGATCTCCTGCGCCGCACCGCCGGCTCGCTGGCGCAGAATAGGGACACCGTGTCCCGGGCCGTAGGGGCGACGCTCCTGATGACAGCCGCATACACCGCCGCGTGCGGTCGGCGACGCAGCGATGCCCTTGACCTCATGACTGGTGCGGCGGACGCCGTGGCCCGTCTCTCGGGAACCAGCACGCAGCCCCGAGAACGACTGTTCACAGTCGATGCCACTGCGGCACAGGCAGATCTGTACTGGATCGGGGTACACACGGCCTTGGGCACTCCCGACGAGGCCGTCCCGTACGCGGCGCGGATCGTCCCGGGCCAACTACCGACCGTCGAACGCCGAGCCAGGTACGGAACGGACTGTGCCCGTATGTGGCAGCGTCTCGGCGACCATCGACGCACCTTGGAAGCGCTGCGGTTCACCGAGCAGGTGGCACCGGAGGAGCTTCGCCGACCGGCGCTGCGAGCGCTGACGGCCGAACTCCTCTACGCGCCCGTGACGGTGGCCGGCGTACGGGAGTTCGCCGAGCGCACTGGGGCGCCGCCGCAGTAG
- a CDS encoding DUF397 domain-containing protein translates to MVSEFSGVEWRKSSYSGAQSECVEVAVGSAGGVPVRDSKDPEGPALVFGAAAWSSFLSGVKGGEFPTG, encoded by the coding sequence ATCGTGAGCGAGTTCTCAGGAGTCGAGTGGCGCAAGTCTTCGTATTCGGGTGCGCAGAGTGAGTGCGTTGAGGTGGCGGTCGGCTCGGCAGGGGGTGTGCCGGTCCGTGACTCGAAGGACCCAGAGGGGCCGGCGCTGGTGTTCGGAGCCGCTGCCTGGTCCTCGTTCCTCTCCGGGGTCAAGGGTGGGGAGTTTCCGACCGGCTGA
- the def gene encoding peptide deformylase has translation MAEQHDHEHEHDVEGAAPEAPAKVVGAEPDLTKGTARPITVFGNPVLHREVKDVTAFDAELSALIDDMFQSMYAAEGVGLAANQIGVDLKVFVYDCPDDEGVRHIGHVINPVLEEFPKDRQRVLDDGNEGCLSVPTAYAELPRPEYAAVTGQDKDGNPIRVEGTGFFARCLQHETDHLYGFLYIDKLSKRDRKDALKQMGEGTPRYATVPNN, from the coding sequence ATGGCCGAGCAGCACGACCACGAGCACGAGCACGACGTGGAGGGGGCGGCGCCCGAGGCGCCCGCGAAGGTGGTCGGAGCGGAGCCGGACCTGACCAAGGGCACCGCGCGCCCGATCACGGTCTTCGGCAACCCGGTGCTGCACCGCGAGGTCAAGGACGTGACGGCGTTCGACGCCGAGCTGTCCGCGCTGATCGACGACATGTTCCAGTCGATGTACGCGGCGGAGGGCGTGGGCCTGGCCGCCAACCAGATCGGTGTGGACCTCAAGGTCTTCGTCTACGACTGCCCGGACGACGAGGGCGTGCGCCACATCGGGCACGTGATCAACCCGGTGCTGGAGGAGTTCCCCAAGGACCGCCAGCGGGTCCTGGACGACGGCAACGAGGGCTGCCTGTCGGTGCCGACCGCCTACGCCGAGCTGCCGCGCCCCGAGTACGCCGCGGTGACGGGCCAGGACAAGGACGGCAACCCGATCCGCGTCGAGGGCACCGGCTTCTTCGCCCGCTGCCTCCAGCACGAGACCGACCACCTGTACGGCTTCCTCTACATCGACAAGCTGTCGAAGCGCGACCGCAAGGACGCGCTCAAGCAGATGGGCGAGGGCACGCCGCGCTACGCGACCGTCCCGAACAACTAG